GTCCGGCATTTCGATCATGTCGACCAGCGCTTCGCCATACGTTACGACTGCATTGACTGCCATTGGGTGTCTCCGGATTTCAGAATTTTCAGGAACAGCTCGCGGTCCGGCGCGAAGTTCGCGTGCAGCGGCAGCAGGGCCGCGCCGACGGCGCGCGCATCGGCGCCGATGGTGCCGCCGAGCAGGTTGGGCCGCTGGGTACCTTCCCAGCTGTAGCACGCCAGGGCGGCATGGACGGCGTCCAGCAGGCGCGCGAGCAGTTGCGCGTGGGCCGAGCTGTCGATCACCACGTCGTCCAGGTCCAGCAGGCAGTTGGCGCTGTGGATCGCCAGCGCGATCGCGCGTGCCGCGTCGTCGAGCCAGGCCTCGGTATGAGGGAGCCAGGGTGCCTGCAGCGCGCGTTCGTCGAAGGTGGCGCCTACATCGAGGCCGGCGGCCGCGTACATCTGCTCCAGCCTGAACAGCGAGGCGGCGCTCAGCAGCTGGGCTGGCAGTGCGCGCATGTCGTGGGCGGCCACTTGCAGCGGCAACGAACCGAGGGCGCCGGCATTGCCGTGCGCGCCCGCATGCACGCTGCTGTTCAGTACCAGCCCGCCGCCGATGAACGTGCCGACGAAGACGTAAATGAAACTGCGCACGCTGCGCCCGCGGCCGGCCACGAGTTCGGCCACGCAGGCGGCCATGGTGTCCTTGGCGAAGGCCACCGGCAGCGTCGTCATGGCCTGGATGCGGGCACGGATGTCGATGCGGCCCCACTGGTCGGCCTGGCCGGGATCGCTGTTGAGCAGGGCCTGCCAGCCGCCCAGCCCCAGCGGTGCCGCCACGCCGATACCGGACAGGCGCGCCGCCCTGCCCGGCCCCAGCGTGGCCCGCATGGCGCGCAACTGGGTATCGATTTCCCCGAACAGCGTTTCCGGTTCCGGGTAGCGGTAGGCCAGGGAGGAACGCGCCCGCACCGCGCCGGCAAAGTCCACCAGCAGAACATCGACGCTGCGCCGGCCGACATTGATGCCGATGAAGAAGGCGCCGTCCGGGTCGAGCGCCATCGGCACCGAAGGCTGGCCCACCTTGCCGCGCACGGGCGCCAGCTTCTTCACCAGGCCCTCTTCATGCAGGCGGTTGATGATCAGCGAGACGGTCTGCGTGCTCAGGTTGGTCAGGCGGGCCAGGTCGGCCTTGGGCAGGCTGGCGTGCAGGCGGATCGCCTGCAGCACCACCCGCTCGTTGAACTGGCTCATGCCGGTCTGGTTGGAGCCGCGCGGGCGCAGCCAGTCGCGTTCTTCTTCGTAATTCGTGCTCATCAGAGTCCCGTTGCCGTGTCGATCACGCCCTTGCGCAGCAGGATATTCGCATACGGCTGCATTTCGCCGGTCTGCACGATGGCGAAGGCATTGCGTACCCGGTCGTAGAAGGCGAAGCGTTCGACCGCTTCGCACCGTTCGTGACCGGCCCCGCCCATGTGGTCGCACAGGGCCAGCGCGCGCTCCTGCACCGCCGAGCGGTAGCCGCGCGGCTGGTCGGAGACGGCCATGAAGGCCACCGGCCCCTCTTCCAGTTCCAG
Above is a window of Pseudoduganella dura DNA encoding:
- a CDS encoding ROK family transcriptional regulator, whose product is MSTNYEEERDWLRPRGSNQTGMSQFNERVVLQAIRLHASLPKADLARLTNLSTQTVSLIINRLHEEGLVKKLAPVRGKVGQPSVPMALDPDGAFFIGINVGRRSVDVLLVDFAGAVRARSSLAYRYPEPETLFGEIDTQLRAMRATLGPGRAARLSGIGVAAPLGLGGWQALLNSDPGQADQWGRIDIRARIQAMTTLPVAFAKDTMAACVAELVAGRGRSVRSFIYVFVGTFIGGGLVLNSSVHAGAHGNAGALGSLPLQVAAHDMRALPAQLLSAASLFRLEQMYAAAGLDVGATFDERALQAPWLPHTEAWLDDAARAIALAIHSANCLLDLDDVVIDSSAHAQLLARLLDAVHAALACYSWEGTQRPNLLGGTIGADARAVGAALLPLHANFAPDRELFLKILKSGDTQWQSMQS
- a CDS encoding RbsD/FucU family protein, yielding MLKGIDPLLAPELLKVLAEMGHGDTIAIVDANFTAATLGRGKPLLRLPGIGLERACKAVLSVLPLELEEGPVAFMAVSDQPRGYRSAVQERALALCDHMGGAGHERCEAVERFAFYDRVRNAFAIVQTGEMQPYANILLRKGVIDTATGL